DNA sequence from the Cellulophaga sp. HaHaR_3_176 genome:
ACCACTACATGCACCTTGTAATATTACATTTACGGTTTTGCTAGGCGCATCATACGATTTAAAAAGTATGTTACCACCATCACTAGCAACGGCAGGCTTAACATATTCTTCTAAAATATCGATAATTTTTTTAGAGGTGTCATCTAAATTAGCATCTTGTAATTGAGTTTTAGGAGCTTCTGCTTTTTTCTTAGCAACGCTATCAGAACTTACAATTTCATTACCATCAGCAATAAAATTTCGGATTAACTCTCTAATATCAAAAGTAACCTCATTCCAATCAGCTACCTCATATTTAGTAACAGACACATAGTTTTCATCAAAGAAAACCTCTTTAACGAATGGGAAGTGGAAAAGTTTTTGAGCCAAAGCAGAATCTTTAGCTTCGTCAATGTTTTTAAACTCGAAAGTAGTAGGTACAATAGTTTTGTTCGATACAAATTTCATTACCGCAGGGTTAGGAGTGCTCTCTGCATAAACAGTGGCAGGTACCTTTTGAGGATCTTTATTTTCGTGAACAACAGGTTCTCCACTATTTAAATACTCTACTAATTGCTGGGCAACTTCATCTTTAACATCATTCCATTCAACAATATCAAAACGCTCTAAAGCAACAAAATTAGCTGAGATATAAACCGTTTTTACAAATGGTAAATAGAATAATTGTTGTGCTAAAGGAGAGTTTTTAGCATCATCAATATCTTTATATTCATAATTATTACTGTTTGTAATAAAATGATTTGTATCAAATTTAAGTATAGCAGGGTTGTTAGTTTCTACAATAGTAATCGTAAACTCTTTCATCTTCTTATTTTTATTTTTTACTATTTAGTCAGACGTAATTAATGCTAAAACATTAATTAATTTAACAAAAAAGGGTTGCTTTTTATGTCTATCTAAGATTTTTACAAAAGTACAAAGTTATTGTAACTTTAACGGTATATAATAATGTTCTGTATAAGGCGTTAAATTATAGAGTTAAACCCTTTTTATTCATAAGACTACTAATGAAAAATTTATTTTTATCTACATTACTTTTTTTTGCTTTTGGAGTAGTTTCTTGGGCTCAAGAAGGTATTCCTGTTTATTTTGATTATTTATCTGATAATTATTATTTGATACACCCATCGATGGCAGGTATTGGGGAAGGTGGTAAAGTTAGACTTACAGCAAGAAAACAGTGGTTTGATGTTGATGATGCTCCAAATTTACAAACTATAAATGCACATTTTAGAGTAGGAGAAAAAAGTGGGGTAGGAGCAATTATTTTCAATGATGCAAATGGATATCATTCACAAACGGGAGCGAAATTTACATATGCACACCATTTAAAATTTAGTGGCGATGCTCGAAATTTAAATCAACTATCTTTTGGTTTAAGTGGTACAATATTGCAAAGTAATTTAGATGAAACTGAATTTAGATCTACAACGCCAGATCCGGCTGTAGTTGGGTCAAGAATAAGTTCTACTTATTTTAATACAGATTTAGGGGTTTCTTATAATTATTTAGAATTCTATGCACATGCTACTATTTTAAATTTATTGAGCACAAAAAGGAGTTTATATGCAAAAGATAGAAATGACGACCCTTTAGTACCTGAAGTTGATAATTTAAGAAGATATGTAATTTCGACAGGATATGTTTTTGATAGAGGAGATTGGCAATTTGAGCCTTCTGTTTTATTTCAAATGACGGATTTTACATCAGAAAAAGCTATAGATTTTAATGCTAAGGCCTATAGGGGTGTTGGAGAGGCTATAGTTTGGGGAGGGATATCGTACCGTAGAAGTTTTGATGGTACTTTATATATTACAGAAGATGGACCTGAAGAACAAAAACTACAATTGATTACGCCAATAGTTGGTGTTAATTATAAAAAATTTATGGTGTCTTATAACTACTCATATCAAATGGGTGATATTCGTTTTGATAATGGAGGTTTTCATCAAATAACATTAGGGTATGACTTTTTGCAATCTACAAAGCGTTACGATTGTAAATGTCCTGCTGTTAATTACTAATAAAAAAAACAAAGGCTTGCTAATGTAATAGCAAGCCTTTGTTTTGTTTTAATTATCCCATTTGTAATTTTTCTTTTCAGCTTGCTTTTTAATAGCAGCTAACATTGCATTTTCAAGTTCACCTCCAGCGTTCTCTTGTTTTTTTGATATATAATCTTGACGTTTTTTATTCAGTTCTTGAATGCTTGCTTGAATTTTAATTCTTTCTTTTTTCTTTAAAGTAATATAAGATTCTATTTCTTTATCAGATTTGTTTTTTAAGCTGTCGGGTAATTGTTTCTTTTCTACTTTCGAAACATCAAATTCCTTTTCATCTGCCGCATCAACTAAATCCCAAGTCGAGTTTTTATACAATCTAGAGCTTTTACTAACGGCTCTTTTTACAGCTACAGCCTCTTCAACTTCCATTGCATTTTCATCTTGATAATTCTGGTTTGCTAGTTTAGATTTCCCTAATGCACCGTAAGCAATATATGTTTTATTTAGTTTAGAGTTTAGGCTAACAATATCATCATCATAAGGTGTGTCAATATGTACCACTTTTCTATTGTGGTCAATAGCAATATAGTCACCACCAGTTAAAATGGCTCCATTTTTCCATTGCGAAGAAACTCCTTGTGCATAATCACCACAAAAGATGGTATTTACAACAACATCTTTTTCTTTAGCATTAGTAACGGCATCTTTATAATTTAATTTGCCCTGAGTAAAGGGTTCATTGCCAGCAATAAAAATCATTTTTAAATTATCTTGATTTTTACCCCAATCTAGTTGATTTAAAGATGTTTGTATTACTGTGCCACAATATTCTTCACCTCCATTTGTAGTAAGTGAAAAAAGTTTTTCAGAAATTTCATCTAAATCTCCACTAAAACCTAAAACTTGTTGAATGTAACCCTCGTTAGAAGATAAGTTATCATTGCCATATTGGTATAAAGCAATTTCTAAATTAGGTCTAATATAATCGGGATTAGGGTCATTTCCGCAACGAGCACGAACGTAGGCAAACTTGTTGACGATGTCCCATAATTGCGATTTTGCTTGATCAATAAGTCCATCCATACTGTTACTAGTATCTAACAATAAAGCAATTTTCACGGTATTATTAATATGCTTATGTTCGTCAGCCACTGCCTGAGCAATGATTGTTTCAGTATTTTTTTTCGGCTTTATTTCGCAACCATAAGTTATTCCAAGTGTTAGAGCCATAACGCTTAAACCAATTGCTTTTTTAATATTTTTCATGTTTACTTATTTTTAGTTTCTGAAGTAAAACTATATCTAAAGTTTTTCGATAAAAATGAGCATTGAGTAAACGTGCCTTTTCGATGAGTGTACGCCTTTATTGAATTTGTAAAGCCATCAAAACAACTATATTTTTAAGAAGAACGCTGTTTTATGGATTTTTTAATACCACTAAAAACAACTAAGTTTATCTTATATTAAGTAGATTATGGGTAAATATCAGAACATATTAATAGTTTTTATTTTGTTTTGTTTTGTGGGCTTTTCACAAAATGATCAGAAGAACTATAGTTTTGAAATTAAGGGCTCTGTAAAAGGAAAAGAGAAAAGAATTGCAATACCAGGTGTAATTGTTACTACTAGTAGCGGTGGTTATACAGTTACAAATGGATTAGGTGAATTTAAGATTCAAGCTATTGTAGGTGATCTTATTAAATTTGAAAGTGGTGCTTTTGATACCGTAAAACATAGGGTGAAAAGCTCAGAAGATGTTGATGTTCTGGTGCAAGATTATGTTCCTATTAAAAAAGAAAAAGAATCATTTTCGAAAAGAGGAGCTATTCAAGTAGATACATATTTAGACTCTGCAAACTATTATAAGAAAATTGATATCGAAAAAAGTATAGATTTTGTCACAAAGTCTATATCTCAATTGGGTAAATCTGGTAATAAAAATGAGTTAGCAAAAGCCTATACTATACTAGGTGAAATATACCAATATTATAAGCAGTACGATTTAGCAATTGATAGTTATAAAAATGCATTAGTAGCAGAAAAAACTACAAAAACAGAAATTTTATTGGGTAAAAGCTATCTTTTTAATAAAGAGTTTGAAAATGCAAAAACTGTGTTTTTAACTGTTTCAACCAAGAATAATATATCTACTTTTGAAAAATCTCAAGTATTTGAAGGCCTAGGAGATGCTTATAAAGGGCTTAATAATAATACAAGTTCTATAATGTATTATAATAAAGGACTGAGTTTGGCCAAAAGCAATTCTATAGCTTCGAAAATTACAGATTTTAACTCTAAAATAGGAGATGCATATGCTGCTGACAATCAATTAGCAGAAGCAGAAGAGTATTACGACAATTCTCTAGAGCTTTCAAAACAACAAGCTCCCAAAAGAGCAGTTCAAGAAAAGGAGAAGGTTGCTGATTTTTATAATAAAACGAGTGAGTATGATAAAGAGGTTGTGCTTCGTAAAAAAAGCCTTGAAGATTTAGAAGAATTAAACCTGAGAGAAAGAAAAGTAGCAAAAACAAATACTTTAAATACAAGTTCCGATTCAATATCGACACAACGTATTAAATATAAAATAGCAAATGCTTATTTATCACAACAAAAATATGATGAAGCAATACCTTTCTTAGAAGAGAGTATTCAAGAAGCTGGTGTTGATGATGATTTAATTGTGCAGAAAGATGCAACAAGAAAATTGTCTGAGGTATATGAATATAAAGGAGATTTTACGAAAGCATATGAGACATACCGAAAATATGTAACAATGGTAGATACGCTATACATTCGTAAAGAACAAGAAATTTCTAGAGCGGCAAGGTTCAATAAGGAAATAGCATCTAAACAAAATAGAATTTCTGGTTTAGAGAAAGATAGAGAACTATATCAGAGTAAATTTGATCTAGCTTTAACTAGTGAGCAATTGGTAGATAGGCAAAAATGGCTTATTTATTCGTTGATTTTTGGAATGTTATTATTAGGGCTTACTGCATATTTTTTTTATAGGAGTAACAAACAGCAAAAGCTTGCAAATAATTTGTTGGCATTAAAATCGCTGAGATCTCAAATGAATCCTCATTTTATTTTTAATGCGCTAAATTCAGTCAATAATTACATTGCTAGAAGTGATGAGAGAAGTGCTAATAGGTATTTAAGTGATTTTTCAACATTAATGAGAGCTGTTTTAGAAAACTCAGAAGAAGATTTTATTCCATTAACAAAAGAGCTAGAATTACTAGAGCTATACACCAAGTTAGAGCACTCACGATTTTCTGATAAATTCGATTACAAAATAAATGTAAGCGAACATTTAGATGTAAATGCTTTTCAAATTCCACCAATGTTATTGCAGCCTTATATTGAAAATGCGATATGGCATGGATTAAGATATACTGATGAAAAAGGATTTTTAAAAATTGATATTGCAGAAAAATCTAAAGATAGTATTGAAATTAGTATTATTGATAATGGTGTTGGACGTAAAAAATCAGCTGAATTAAAAACAAGTAATCAGAAGAAGCAAAAATCTAAAGGCATGGGGAATATCAAAAAAAGAATTGATATTTTAAATGATATGTATAAGGATAAAGTAGATGTGAAAATAGCTGATTACATGCCTGATGGAACAGGAACAAAAGTAGTTTTCATTTTAAAGAAAGATAAATGAATTTAAAAGCAATACTAGTAGAAGACGAGGCAAATAGCAGAGAAATTTTACGTAATTATTTAGCCAAATATTGTGCAAATGTTACTTTGGTGGGTGAGGCATCAACGATAAAAGAAGGGCTAGAATTAATTAAAGATAATGATTTAGATTTGGTTTTTTTAGATGTAGAAATGCCTTTTGGTAATGCTTTTGATTTATTGGATCAATTACCAAATCGTACATTCGAAACTGTGTTTGTTACAGCATACAATCAATATGCAATGGATGCTTTGAATAACCATGCCGCTTATTATTTAATGAAACCAATAAGTATTGATGAGTTAATTAATGCCGTTGAGTACGTAACGGAAATTAGGCAAAAAGAGAATGCTTTAATAGATAGGGTTTTAAAGCCAAAATTAAATAGTGTAGATGGTAAAATAACTATCCCGCAGCAAGATGGTTTTCAAGTTTTAAATGTGTCTGACATATTATATTGTAAGGCAGATGATAACTATACAGAAATTCATTTAGAAGGTAAAAGGATTGTGGTTAGTAAAACACTAAAATATTTTGAAGAAGCACTATCTGATTTTCCATTTGCTAGAATTCATAAATCATATTTAGTAAATGTAAATGAAGTAGTGAAATATGTAAAAGGTAAAGGTGGTAGTGTAATTATATCTAGCGGAAAAGAACTTTTAGTTTCGGCATCAAAGAAAAAAGATTTGTTAGCTTATTTTGAATAGGTATCTTAAATAGTAGAATTAAAAGAATGATTATAAAAACTATAAATGGTAATACACCACAGATTGGTGAAGATTGCTTTATTGCGGAAAATGCAGTAATTGTTGGTGAGGTAAGTATGGGTAGCCAATGTAGTGTTTGGTTTAATGCTGTAATTAGAGG
Encoded proteins:
- a CDS encoding vWA domain-containing protein, yielding MKNIKKAIGLSVMALTLGITYGCEIKPKKNTETIIAQAVADEHKHINNTVKIALLLDTSNSMDGLIDQAKSQLWDIVNKFAYVRARCGNDPNPDYIRPNLEIALYQYGNDNLSSNEGYIQQVLGFSGDLDEISEKLFSLTTNGGEEYCGTVIQTSLNQLDWGKNQDNLKMIFIAGNEPFTQGKLNYKDAVTNAKEKDVVVNTIFCGDYAQGVSSQWKNGAILTGGDYIAIDHNRKVVHIDTPYDDDIVSLNSKLNKTYIAYGALGKSKLANQNYQDENAMEVEEAVAVKRAVSKSSRLYKNSTWDLVDAADEKEFDVSKVEKKQLPDSLKNKSDKEIESYITLKKKERIKIQASIQELNKKRQDYISKKQENAGGELENAMLAAIKKQAEKKNYKWDN
- a CDS encoding histidine kinase — its product is MGKYQNILIVFILFCFVGFSQNDQKNYSFEIKGSVKGKEKRIAIPGVIVTTSSGGYTVTNGLGEFKIQAIVGDLIKFESGAFDTVKHRVKSSEDVDVLVQDYVPIKKEKESFSKRGAIQVDTYLDSANYYKKIDIEKSIDFVTKSISQLGKSGNKNELAKAYTILGEIYQYYKQYDLAIDSYKNALVAEKTTKTEILLGKSYLFNKEFENAKTVFLTVSTKNNISTFEKSQVFEGLGDAYKGLNNNTSSIMYYNKGLSLAKSNSIASKITDFNSKIGDAYAADNQLAEAEEYYDNSLELSKQQAPKRAVQEKEKVADFYNKTSEYDKEVVLRKKSLEDLEELNLRERKVAKTNTLNTSSDSISTQRIKYKIANAYLSQQKYDEAIPFLEESIQEAGVDDDLIVQKDATRKLSEVYEYKGDFTKAYETYRKYVTMVDTLYIRKEQEISRAARFNKEIASKQNRISGLEKDRELYQSKFDLALTSEQLVDRQKWLIYSLIFGMLLLGLTAYFFYRSNKQQKLANNLLALKSLRSQMNPHFIFNALNSVNNYIARSDERSANRYLSDFSTLMRAVLENSEEDFIPLTKELELLELYTKLEHSRFSDKFDYKINVSEHLDVNAFQIPPMLLQPYIENAIWHGLRYTDEKGFLKIDIAEKSKDSIEISIIDNGVGRKKSAELKTSNQKKQKSKGMGNIKKRIDILNDMYKDKVDVKIADYMPDGTGTKVVFILKKDK
- a CDS encoding type IX secretion system membrane protein PorP/SprF — translated: MKNLFLSTLLFFAFGVVSWAQEGIPVYFDYLSDNYYLIHPSMAGIGEGGKVRLTARKQWFDVDDAPNLQTINAHFRVGEKSGVGAIIFNDANGYHSQTGAKFTYAHHLKFSGDARNLNQLSFGLSGTILQSNLDETEFRSTTPDPAVVGSRISSTYFNTDLGVSYNYLEFYAHATILNLLSTKRSLYAKDRNDDPLVPEVDNLRRYVISTGYVFDRGDWQFEPSVLFQMTDFTSEKAIDFNAKAYRGVGEAIVWGGISYRRSFDGTLYITEDGPEEQKLQLITPIVGVNYKKFMVSYNYSYQMGDIRFDNGGFHQITLGYDFLQSTKRYDCKCPAVNY
- a CDS encoding LytTR family DNA-binding domain-containing protein, whose amino-acid sequence is MNLKAILVEDEANSREILRNYLAKYCANVTLVGEASTIKEGLELIKDNDLDLVFLDVEMPFGNAFDLLDQLPNRTFETVFVTAYNQYAMDALNNHAAYYLMKPISIDELINAVEYVTEIRQKENALIDRVLKPKLNSVDGKITIPQQDGFQVLNVSDILYCKADDNYTEIHLEGKRIVVSKTLKYFEEALSDFPFARIHKSYLVNVNEVVKYVKGKGGSVIISSGKELLVSASKKKDLLAYFE
- a CDS encoding NifU family protein; translation: MKEFTITIVETNNPAILKFDTNHFITNSNNYEYKDIDDAKNSPLAQQLFYLPFVKTVYISANFVALERFDIVEWNDVKDEVAQQLVEYLNSGEPVVHENKDPQKVPATVYAESTPNPAVMKFVSNKTIVPTTFEFKNIDEAKDSALAQKLFHFPFVKEVFFDENYVSVTKYEVADWNEVTFDIRELIRNFIADGNEIVSSDSVAKKKAEAPKTQLQDANLDDTSKKIIDILEEYVKPAVASDGGNILFKSYDAPSKTVNVILQGACSGCPSSTFTLKNGIENMLKNMMGDQVQNVVALNG